A window of Candidatus Izemoplasma sp. contains these coding sequences:
- the dut gene encoding dUTP diphosphatase — protein MRGFEKAKQYNHLAFPLPKRSTMHSAGYDIALIEDLTIPPGKIALGVTGIKAYMKDDEVLKLYPRSSLPKRYRLTIPNNVGIIDKDYYSNPDNDGAIFVSLYNFGKTPVTIKKGERVAQGIFQKYLISPDEPPVKTSRNGGFGSTGK, from the coding sequence ATGAGAGGTTTTGAAAAAGCCAAACAATATAATCACTTAGCGTTTCCGCTTCCTAAACGCTCAACTATGCACAGCGCAGGCTATGACATTGCGCTTATTGAAGACCTAACGATACCCCCAGGAAAGATCGCCTTAGGGGTGACAGGCATCAAAGCTTATATGAAAGATGATGAAGTTTTAAAGTTATATCCCCGTAGTAGTTTACCAAAACGATACCGTTTAACTATCCCTAATAACGTTGGCATTATTGATAAGGATTACTATTCTAATCCAGACAATGATGGCGCTATTTTTGTATCTTTATATAATTTTGGTAAGACACCAGTCACCATTAAAAAAGGGGAACGCGTCGCGCAAGGGATATTTCAAAAATACTTGATTAGTCCAGATGAACCACCAGTAAAAACGTCGCGCAATGGCGGGTTTGGCAGTACAGGTAAATAA
- a CDS encoding NUDIX domain-containing protein yields MKLLHIFDRRDRKQGYLPIVYRNSVRAIIFKHGQLLMVHARSTNEYKFPGGGIEQDEIREEALRREVLEEVGRKVNSVNESLGYTDQLYNDIYDDRKYFYLRSYYYFCEVTDEILKQNLNLYEQNLRFEPMWVSIDDALAANKKVMAKDTHHLWTEREIYILELLKEMMA; encoded by the coding sequence ATGAAGTTACTTCATATTTTCGATCGCCGAGACCGTAAACAGGGATACTTGCCAATTGTATACAGAAATAGTGTACGGGCAATTATTTTTAAACATGGGCAATTATTAATGGTTCATGCACGGTCTACCAACGAATACAAATTTCCTGGCGGGGGTATTGAACAAGATGAAATCCGTGAAGAAGCGTTACGTCGGGAAGTCTTAGAAGAAGTTGGTCGAAAAGTCAATAGTGTCAATGAATCACTTGGGTATACTGATCAACTCTATAATGATATTTATGATGATCGAAAATATTTTTACTTACGGAGCTATTACTATTTTTGCGAAGTAACTGACGAGATACTTAAACAAAATCTTAATTTATATGAACAAAATTTACGTTTTGAACCAATGTGGGTTAGTATTGATGATGCATTAGCTGCTAATAAGAAAGTAATGGCAAAAGATACACACCATTTATGGACAGAACGTGAAATATACATACTAGAATTACTTAAGGAGATGATGGCATGA
- a CDS encoding class I SAM-dependent methyltransferase: MKKLSSYIAKIDQPKILDIATGAGNFITLLTTLTDDYTEIIGIDKEKSAIDMARQNFDDNRIHFKQMHGDHLEFSPNTFDIVCFSNSLHHVSDIYKIFNQVHTVLNPRGYFIVAEMVSDRLTDAQKSHKQLHHFAAKIDRLCHIIHEETYTRKEIKDMVLSYPKFTLVDDWILRYSRKKSNSDEEIGWLLKTIDRLLQKIPHETEETDALIKEAESIKTYIERHGFDTCPTKVMVLKR; the protein is encoded by the coding sequence ATGAAAAAACTATCGTCTTATATAGCCAAGATTGATCAACCTAAGATTCTTGATATTGCAACAGGTGCTGGAAACTTTATCACACTATTGACCACATTAACTGATGATTATACTGAGATTATTGGTATTGATAAAGAAAAAAGCGCTATTGATATGGCAAGACAAAATTTCGATGATAACCGTATTCACTTTAAGCAAATGCATGGAGATCACTTAGAATTTTCGCCTAATACATTTGATATTGTGTGTTTTAGTAATTCCTTACATCATGTGAGTGATATCTATAAAATCTTTAATCAGGTACATACCGTACTAAATCCAAGAGGGTATTTTATTGTAGCTGAAATGGTTAGTGACCGATTAACTGATGCACAAAAGAGTCATAAACAGTTACACCATTTTGCAGCAAAAATAGATCGATTATGTCACATTATCCATGAAGAGACTTATACACGAAAAGAAATTAAAGACATGGTGTTATCCTATCCTAAGTTTACTTTAGTAGATGATTGGATTTTACGCTATAGCAGGAAGAAATCAAATTCAGATGAAGAGATAGGATGGTTACTAAAAACAATTGATCGGTTACTACAAAAAATACCTCATGAGACTGAAGAGACGGATGCTTTGATTAAAGAAGCAGAATCAATTAAAACATATATCGAACGGCATGGATTTGATACATGTCCAACGAAAGTGATGGTGTTAAAACGATGA
- the fabZ gene encoding 3-hydroxyacyl-ACP dehydratase FabZ, translated as MLLNSNQIQDIIPHRYPFLMIDQVIELEPGKSAKAIKNVTANEMQFMGHFPKEHVMPGVLMVEALAQTGAVAILSLEENKGKIAYFAGIDKCKFKHKVIPGDQLELSVDILKQKGPIGVGEAVARVNGKVAVKAILKFAIEQ; from the coding sequence ATGCTATTAAACAGTAATCAAATACAAGATATAATTCCTCACCGCTATCCATTTTTGATGATAGACCAAGTCATAGAACTAGAACCGGGCAAATCAGCAAAGGCCATTAAAAATGTTACAGCAAATGAAATGCAGTTCATGGGACATTTTCCAAAGGAACATGTAATGCCCGGCGTTTTAATGGTTGAAGCGTTGGCTCAAACAGGCGCTGTGGCTATTTTATCTTTAGAGGAAAATAAAGGCAAAATAGCCTATTTTGCGGGGATTGATAAATGTAAGTTTAAGCATAAAGTTATTCCTGGTGATCAATTAGAACTTAGTGTTGACATTCTTAAACAAAAAGGACCAATAGGCGTGGGAGAGGCTGTTGCACGTGTAAATGGTAAAGTTGCAGTAAAAGCAATATTAAAATTTGCGATTGAACAATGA
- the fabF gene encoding beta-ketoacyl-ACP synthase II, whose protein sequence is MKRRVVVTGLGALSPIGNSVKTMWENAKRGTNGIDFLKGIDVSQNDVKIGGEIKDFDFEAYFGKKELKRMDRFVQYAMVATDEAMADANLDLENEDVKRIGVYYGSGIGGLETIADQEDRAKKKGFNRISPFFIPSAIINIAAGNIAIKYGLKGIATSSVTACASATNSIGEAFRAIRDGYLDVAVTGGSEGSLIPLGIGGFNVMKALNKSNDPQNASIPFDKNRSGFVMGEGAGTLVLESYEHAKARGAKVYAEISGYGATCDAHHITSPSPDGEGAADCMAMAIKDARLTPEDVDYINAHGTSTPLNDSTETKAIKSVFKNHSYQLHVSSTKSMTGHLLGASGAIEAIFSVLSTQEDIILPTINTKELDEECDLEYTLGKAVKKPVHVAISNSLGFGGHNATILVKKIKE, encoded by the coding sequence ATGAAACGACGAGTTGTTGTGACAGGGTTAGGCGCACTCTCGCCAATAGGTAACTCAGTAAAAACGATGTGGGAAAATGCTAAAAGAGGAACCAATGGCATTGACTTTCTTAAGGGGATTGATGTCTCCCAAAATGACGTTAAGATTGGTGGAGAAATTAAAGACTTTGACTTTGAAGCCTATTTCGGAAAAAAAGAATTGAAGCGGATGGATAGATTTGTTCAATACGCTATGGTCGCAACCGATGAAGCAATGGCAGATGCCAATTTAGATTTAGAGAATGAGGATGTCAAACGTATTGGGGTATATTATGGTAGTGGTATCGGTGGTCTTGAAACCATTGCAGATCAAGAAGATCGTGCAAAAAAGAAGGGATTTAATCGTATCAGCCCATTCTTTATTCCGTCTGCAATCATCAATATTGCCGCTGGGAACATTGCTATTAAGTATGGCTTAAAAGGTATTGCGACATCGAGTGTCACAGCTTGTGCAAGCGCAACAAATAGTATTGGAGAAGCATTCCGCGCAATTCGCGATGGCTATTTAGATGTTGCTGTAACAGGGGGTAGTGAAGGGTCCTTAATTCCACTAGGTATTGGTGGTTTTAATGTTATGAAAGCTTTAAACAAAAGCAATGATCCACAGAATGCATCTATCCCATTTGATAAGAACAGAAGTGGGTTTGTTATGGGTGAAGGTGCGGGTACATTAGTTCTTGAAAGTTATGAACACGCAAAAGCCAGAGGGGCTAAGGTTTACGCTGAAATATCAGGTTACGGTGCAACCTGTGATGCCCATCATATTACATCACCTAGTCCCGACGGAGAAGGTGCTGCAGACTGTATGGCAATGGCGATAAAGGATGCGAGATTAACACCTGAAGATGTAGATTACATTAATGCACACGGAACATCAACTCCATTAAACGATAGTACTGAAACAAAAGCGATCAAATCTGTGTTTAAGAATCACAGTTATCAATTACATGTGTCATCAACTAAGAGTATGACAGGACATCTTCTTGGCGCAAGTGGAGCTATTGAAGCAATTTTCTCTGTGCTATCTACTCAAGAAGACATTATCTTACCAACAATTAATACCAAGGAACTAGACGAAGAATGTGATTTAGAGTATACTTTAGGTAAAGCTGTCAAAAAACCAGTACATGTTGCGATATCCAATAGTCTTGGATTTGGGGGACATAACGCGACAATCTTAGTTAAAAAAATAAAGGAATGA
- a CDS encoding nitronate monooxygenase family protein has translation MKLPSLTINNKTVKYPIIQGGMGIRISLKKLARACMDSGIIATISSAQIGQLKKGFKDNPLQINKEALKEEIDAIRATNPDGILGVNVMHAINHYDAYCKFLSTQDIDFIISGAGLPTDLPEYIKNSKVKGAFIISSARAAKIMLKKWDRNYQFMPAFIVCEGPLAGGHLGFSKADFDAGKVPSLHTIVKETKEVVTQFEQKYDVTIPVIAAGGIHDGIDMAKALSSGSDGVQVATRFIATEECDVNHAYKTEIVNAKEDDIVRVDSPAGLPGRAIKNHLTNFLKRQNMRVSYCVDCLKSCAKKDIPFCITEQLGKSADGDTDGLLFTGAKAYLIDKIETVEEVVQSLISGCKLELQKQGGM, from the coding sequence ATGAAACTTCCAAGTTTGACGATTAATAATAAGACTGTAAAATACCCTATCATTCAAGGGGGTATGGGGATTCGTATAAGTTTAAAAAAACTTGCTCGAGCTTGTATGGATAGTGGTATTATTGCGACCATTAGCTCAGCGCAAATTGGCCAGCTAAAAAAAGGGTTTAAGGATAACCCATTACAAATCAATAAAGAGGCTTTAAAAGAAGAAATTGATGCTATTAGAGCAACCAATCCAGATGGGATTCTTGGCGTTAACGTAATGCATGCAATAAATCATTATGATGCATACTGTAAATTTTTAAGTACACAAGATATTGACTTTATTATCAGTGGTGCAGGACTACCAACAGATTTACCAGAATACATTAAGAACTCTAAAGTCAAGGGTGCATTTATCATTTCATCAGCTCGAGCCGCTAAAATCATGTTAAAAAAATGGGACCGCAATTATCAGTTTATGCCTGCATTTATTGTCTGTGAAGGACCATTAGCAGGTGGACATTTAGGATTCTCAAAGGCTGATTTTGATGCCGGTAAAGTGCCATCATTACATACCATTGTTAAAGAGACAAAAGAGGTTGTAACACAGTTTGAACAGAAGTATGATGTAACCATTCCAGTCATTGCAGCAGGTGGTATTCATGATGGTATCGATATGGCAAAAGCTTTATCATCAGGATCTGATGGTGTACAAGTAGCTACCCGATTTATTGCTACTGAAGAATGTGATGTGAATCATGCCTATAAAACAGAAATTGTTAATGCTAAAGAAGATGATATTGTCCGTGTAGATAGTCCAGCAGGTCTACCAGGAAGAGCAATAAAAAATCACTTAACAAATTTTTTAAAACGGCAAAATATGAGAGTATCTTACTGTGTAGATTGTTTAAAATCGTGTGCTAAAAAAGATATCCCATTTTGTATAACCGAACAACTCGGTAAGTCAGCTGATGGAGATACAGATGGATTATTATTTACAGGTGCAAAAGCCTATTTAATCGATAAAATAGAAACAGTTGAAGAGGTTGTACAGTCACTCATTAGTGGCTGTAAGTTAGAACTACAGAAGCAAGGAGGAATGTAA
- the fabG gene encoding 3-oxoacyl-[acyl-carrier-protein] reductase: MKFKEKVVLITGANSGIGKEIALLFGQQGATVVVNYIVNEGAAKDVLDEIRTLGGDGMIYHADVTDLESCKAMVTTVKKTYGQLDVLVNNSGITRDNLIIRMQEEEFDQVINVNLKGAWNMAKSAARVMMKQRSGNIVNISSVVGIIGNAGQSNYVASKAGLIGLTKSLSKELGIRGVRVNAVAPGFIETKMTDELSKDVRDNYMKQIPLQQFGKPVDVANAVSFLASEEACYITGQVLSVNGGMI; this comes from the coding sequence ATGAAATTTAAGGAAAAAGTTGTATTAATCACTGGGGCAAATTCAGGGATTGGTAAAGAGATAGCACTTTTATTTGGACAACAAGGAGCTACTGTTGTTGTTAATTATATAGTGAATGAAGGTGCGGCTAAAGATGTTCTTGATGAGATCCGAACGCTCGGTGGTGATGGTATGATTTATCATGCTGATGTGACAGATTTAGAATCATGTAAAGCGATGGTCACAACCGTTAAAAAGACATATGGTCAATTAGATGTACTCGTTAATAATAGTGGTATTACACGGGATAATCTTATTATTAGAATGCAAGAAGAAGAGTTTGATCAGGTTATTAATGTTAACTTGAAAGGCGCTTGGAATATGGCCAAAAGTGCAGCTCGTGTGATGATGAAACAACGCAGTGGGAATATTGTTAATATTTCAAGTGTTGTGGGGATTATCGGTAACGCTGGTCAAAGCAACTATGTTGCATCTAAAGCAGGTCTAATTGGATTGACAAAGTCATTAAGCAAAGAGTTAGGAATCAGAGGGGTACGGGTAAATGCTGTTGCCCCTGGATTCATTGAAACAAAAATGACAGATGAATTAAGTAAAGATGTTAGGGATAATTATATGAAACAAATACCTTTACAACAATTCGGTAAACCAGTTGATGTCGCCAATGCTGTCAGCTTCTTAGCAAGTGAAGAAGCCTGCTATATTACAGGCCAAGTGCTCAGTGTTAATGGTGGCATGATTTAA